DNA sequence from the Armigeres subalbatus isolate Guangzhou_Male chromosome 1, GZ_Asu_2, whole genome shotgun sequence genome:
CTAGaataaaagttttgaaataatagtaataaaaataaagaGTTTCTGAACTATTAAAGACTTACCTGTGATGTGTGGTTCCTGTGAGTACCTGGAGAAGAAAGAATATAAGGAAGAAATACTTACCAGTAAAGGAATTGTGTCCCCGTTGTGCGGTGTGGTGAAACTAAAAGTGAGCACAGAATCGCTTTTCCTGAGCTTAACGAACATCTGGTCCTTCGAACTGGATAGAGGCCGTAGAACTCCGTCCATTCCGGTTCCTCAAGTGGGTAGACGAATCGCCATTGCTTTTGCCACATCACCAGAAAACCGCCATCGTACTCCAAAAATCAATTGGAAAAAAGCGCGCAACTCCGCCATCATCTATCCTGTTCTGTATAACATCATACAAGGCAAAAATAGCCTTTTCGGAGGTAATTAGTATTCCTATTTTATTCGTTTTTCTCGTGTGATCTGCGCGGTCTTTCGCTTTGCAGACCACGTCACGCTGTACCTGGATTGTCGCCGAAGTCCGTGAATCCGTGGACAACTCAAGGACGGCGTGAACTCCGCCATTCCAGTTCCCGATTTTGAATTATACAAGGCTCATTTTGCCTTGCCTAAGGTAATTACCGTTCTTAGTTCCCTTACCCATTCTCGTGTGATCTGCGCGGTCTTTCGCTTTGCAGACCACATCGCCGTGCGTCTGGAAAGTCGTCGTAGCTGGTGGATCCGTGGATAAGCCAAACAAGGCGTGAACTCCGCCATTGCAGTTCCAGTTTCTTATTATACTACAAGGCACATTTTGCCTTGCAAAAGACCTCATACCACAAGTCATCATGTCCACGGAACGCCGCATCAAATGGTTGAAAACCAGAATCAGAAGCCTGCTTGCGTCGTTCAACATTATTCAGACCTTCGTCGATAACTATCAGGAGGAAAGAGATGCTTTTGAAGTTCCAGTTCGTCTCGAGAGTCTCAACAAGCTATGGTCAGACATTCAGAAAGCACAATCCGATCTTGAGTCCGTCGACGAAGCTACCCTCGAAGAACAGATCAAAGAACGGACTGACCTTGAAACGGCGTACTACCGGGTGAAAGGTTCACTGCTAGCCGTCAATAAATCGCCTACATCCCCGTTCGTCcattcgtcttcttcttcaagCTCGCAAGTCCCTCTCCAGTCTTCGCATGTGCGTCTGCCCGACGTGAAGCTGCCTATATTCAGCGGAAATATCGACACCTGGCTCAACTTCCACGACCTTTTCGTCTCTTTGGTGCACACATCAGTTGAACTATCGAATATTCAAAAATTCTACTATCTTCGTTCGTCTCTCGCTGGTGATGCCCTGAAACTTGTTCAATCAATTACTATCAGTGCGAACAATTATATTGTGGCTTGGAATTTGCTGGTGGAGCATTACCAAAACCCTGCGCGCTTGAAGCAGACCTACCTTGACGCTCTATTTGAGTTTTCCACATTGAAACGTGAATCCGCGACCGAATTACATTCACTGGTGGAGAACTTCGAGGCTAATGTAAAGGTGCTAAAACAACTCGGCGAGAAAACCGAGTTCTGGGACATTATACTCATTCGCATGCTTAGTGTCCGTCTCGACCCCACAACTCGGAGAGACTGGGAAGAGTTTTCGTCCACTCAACAGATCGTGACATTTGCAGATCTAACGTCCTTCATTCAGCGAAGGGTTTCTGTTCTACAAATCATCCAGGGAAAAGTTGTCGATACACCAGCGTCTACCCAGCAGTTCAAGAAATCCAATCAACGTGCGATTGCAAGCCATGGAGCAACTCAAACTCAACCCAGTCGTAAATGCGTCATCTGCTCGAATCATCACCCGCTTTACTTGTGCCAATCTTTCTCAAAACTCGATATTGAAGCGAAAGAAAAGGAAGTTCGTCGTCACCAGCTCTGCCGCAACTGTCTACGAAAGGGACATCAAGCTCGAGATTGTTCTTCGTCGAGCTCCTGTCAGAAATGTCGGAGTCGCCACCACACACAACTCTGCCCCGAGGAGAAATCAGTATCTGCCAGTTCTAGGGCTGGGGAATCATCTAAACTGTCATCACCAAATCACTACGAGCTTCGTGATCAATCGAGAACATCTGCTCCTGCAACAGTGTACAAACCTTCCAATCATGCCAGCTTTAGACAATCCCAGAAAAGTGTGCTTTTGGCTACTGCTATTGTTAAAATCATCGACGACCAAGGGACAGAACATGCAGCAAGAGCTCTTCTCGACTCTGGTAGCGAATGCTGTTTCATCACCGAATCATTTTCACAATTAGTTAAAGCACAGCGCATAAAAATCGCAGTTCCAATTTCAGGGATTGGACAATCTTCAACGTTCGCACGATATAAAATCACGGCTTCTATAAGCTCTAGGGTCTGCGACTTTTCCACTCCAGCAGAGTTTTTAGTTCTTCCTAAAGTAACGATTGATTTGCCATCTGCTTCTTTCGATGCATCATCGTGGAATATTCCGCCTGGCATACAACTGGCTGATCCGTACTTTTACAAAGCTAATTCGGTGGACATCATTATAGGAGCTGAGGTGTTTTTTGAACTGTTCAAGGTTTCTGGTCGCATTAAACTAGGCGAATGTCTCCCAAGCTTGGTCAACTCCGTCCTTGGTTGGATAGTTTCGGGTAAGGCCCCACACAGTACTCAAAAGTCTTCAGTATTTGCAAACACCGCCACCATCGCCGGGGTGCATGAGCTCATCGAGAAATTCTGGGCAATCGAAGACGATAACTCCTCTCCAAACTACTCGGTCGAAGAAGCAGCCTGTGAGGAACATTTTCAACGCACGGTGAGACGGAATACGGAAGGAAGATACATCGTCCGCTTACCTGTTAAGCAAGACGTCATTAATCAGCTTGGTGACAACCGTCGCACCGCAGTTCGACGTTTCCACATGCTAGAAAGCCGCATGCGTAGGAATATAGACATTGCAGAACAATATTCCGCTTTCATGGATGAGTACTTTGCTTTGGGCCATATGAAGCACATGTACGATTACCAATCTCCTCCTGTCCTCTGCTATCACATGCCCCATCAGGCGGTAATTCGAGAGTCCAGCACCACCACGAAACTGCGTGTGGTGTTCGATGCATCGTGTAAATCTCCAGAAGGACCATCACTCAATGACGCTCTCATGGTCGGCCCCATTGTCCAGCAGGACATTCGCTCCATAATAATGCGCTCGAGAATTCGTCGCATCATGCTAATTGCAGATGCAAAGCAAATGTATCGCCAGATTCTCGTCGACGAGCGTGACACTCCGCTGCAGCGAATAATTTGGCGAAAGTCTCCCGAAGACGCATTGGATACCTACGAGCTTGTCACAGTTACCTACGGGACATCGTGTGCACCCTTTCTCGCTACTCGTGTACTTCTACAGTTAGCAGATGACGAACAACAAAACTTTCCGATTGCAGCAGAAGTCCTACGCAAGGATGTTTATGTGGATGACTTATTCTCAGGCGCAGACAGCATCGAGGAAACAACTACGCTACAACGACAACTAAATGAACTTCTTTCCAAAGGTGGATTTCAACTACATAAATGGGCATCCAATGAAGAGGCTGTTCTTGAAAGTCTACCAATAGAAAACCGAGCGCTACAAACATCCTTCGATTTTGATCGGAATCAAAGCATCAAATCTCTTGGTTTGCACTGGGAGCCTGCTACCGACCAGCTGAAATACCAAATTGATCTCCCTCCCGATATTTCTCCAACCTCTCTTACCAAGCGAATCGCATTATCACAAATTGCGCGCCTCTTCGATCCCCTCGGACTGTTGGGCCCTGTCGTAATCACCGCAAAAATTTTCATGCAGACTCTTTGGACGTTGAAAGATGAAAACGGTAAACCTTGGAGTTGGGATGAAGAACTTCCAGTGCCGATTAAAAACCATTGGCACACCTACATGATGGAATTACCATTTCTGAACGCTCTTCGAATAGAGCGATGGGTTCTCTCACTGAAACCCGCATTCATCCAATATCATTTCTTTTCGGATGCTTCACAGCACGCATACGGTGCATGCTGTTATATCCGATCTGCCGACACTTCTGGTACCTTTAAGGTAGCATTATTGACAGCCAAATCAAGAGTTGCACCTCTCAAACAGCAAAGCATTCCACGGCTAGAACTATGTGGAGCACTTCTTGCAGCTGAACTATACCAGAAGGTCTCGCAATCGCTGGAACGGCCTGGCCCAACGTTTTTTTGGGTCGATTCGACAACTGTACTCAGCTGGCTGAAGGTTACGCCATCAACGTGGACTACATTCGTGGCGAACCgggtatcaaaaattcaacaatcAACTCAAAACTGTTTCTGGCGTCACGTTTCCGGTCAAGAAAACCCAGCGGATTTACTTTCGCGTGGTATAAAGACGGAGAACATCATCGAAAACCAACTCTGGTGGAAGGGACCCAACTGGTTGCAGTTAGCTCAAACATCGTGGCCAAGCCAAGAACCTGAAACTGTCGCGGGCGAGATTGCTGAAACAAAAAAGCCAGCAACAGTATGCACAGCATTGTCCGAACCATCCTTCATCGATCTTTTTGCGGCGCGATTTTCAGATTACGACcgtatgctgagggtggctgcgtATTGCCATCGCTTCATACAAAATTGCCGGAACTCTGCAGTCAGACCAACAACAACTTACATCACCACGGAAGAAAAAATCGCAGCAGAAGTCACTTTAATCCGATTGGTTCAACAGCAATTTTTTGGCGATGATTGGAAGCAGCTGGAAAGGACAAGTCACGTTTCGTCGAAATCGCGCCTACGCTGGTACCATCCATTCATATCTGATGAAAGCCTAATTCGCATTGGAGGTCGCCTGAGGAACGCATCGCAACCATATGATACCAAACACCAGATAATTCTGCCTTCAACACATTCATACTCGAAGCTTCTCGTTCGCTCGTACCATGAAAAACACCTACATGCAGCACCGCAACTTCTCATTACTGTTCTCCGTTTACGCTACTGGGTCATAGGGGCCAGAAGTCTGGCCAAATTCACCGTTCGGAACTGTGTCAAATGCGTTAAAGCAAGACCACAAATTTTGGAGCAATTTATGGCTGAACTCCCCGCAGCACGCGTAACAGCAACTCGTCCTTTCTCAGTATCTGGTGTCGATTATTGGGGACCGATATCACTACAACCCATGCATCGACGAGCGGCACCACGCAAGGCTTATGTCGCAGTTTTTGTCTGTTTTTCCACTCGCGCCGTACACCTAGAACTGGTAATGGACTTGAGCACACCCAAATTTCTTCAAGCTTTACGTCGCTTCGTATCGCGTCGAGGTTTGTGTAGCGATCTTTACAGCGATAATGGTCGCAACTTTGTCGGGGCTGCCAATGAACTGCGAAAACTCTTGCGGAACAAGGAACACCAACAAGCCATAGCACAAGAATGTGCAAAAAACAGAATCCGTTGGCACTTTAATCCACCAAAAGCTTCACACTTCGGTGGACTGTGGGAAGCTGCCATATATTCTGCCCAAAAGCATTTCATCCGGGTGCTTGGAACTCACACTCTGGCACAGGACGATATGGAGACTCTGCTAACACAAATTGAATGCTGCCTAAACTCTCGACCACTAATCGCACTGAGCGACGATCCAACTGATTTTGAGGCATTAACACCTGGACATTTTCTTGTCGGATCTGCACTGAAATCCGTGCCGGACGCCGACATCACAACTATTCCTTTGAATCGCCTTCGACAGTGGAAACAAGTACAAAAAATGGTTCAGCTTATTTGGAAGCGCTGGCACTTTGAATATTTGTCGACACTCCAGCCTCGCACAAAATGGATTAAACCACCGATATCCATTCAAGTCAACCAACTAGTTCTCCTCAAAAATGAAAACACTCCTCCCATGGCGTGGACAACGGCAAGAATCGTCGAAATTCATCCTGGCTCCGATGGCATCACAAGGGTAGTGACCGTTCAGACTCCAACTGGCCGCTTCACTCGACCAATTTCCAAAATATGCTTGCTGCCAGTTCCACCAAACGAAGCAGGGGATAATCAAACAACTAGTACCAAACAGTCATCATCCAACACAAAGTGAAATAACGTTCCTCCTCGCCGTTGCCTTCATCAAAACAACACCATCAACATGCTTTCGAACATCTTCGATTTCATCGTTGAGCAATCGCATCGTACAAAATTGTCGTTATCCTGATCGTTCCCGGTTCGAATCACCTAAAAATATACAAGGCCAATTAAAATAAGAGACAAGGTAAGCACCTGTccaaatttataattttcttcgaaACCCTCTACCGGGTCTTCTTTTGCATGTACGTTTTGCATCTGTCATCGTTCATCGACTTCATCACCAAAATCAACCGACGCGAGAAAAGCCGATACTGTGACAGCTGTCACAAGCATCATCGAGAAATCATCATCGAGTATCGGAAATAAGATTTCCGAAGGGGCCAGTATGTTCGCATACGCGAAGAAGTATCACCGCGCCATCTATGTGTGGACTGTGACGACCGATAGCATCAACCTTATCCTATCCTGAACATGGCGCCCTGCAGAAATATGCGTTTTGATCGATCTCGCTCTATCCGGTCAACTATGATGAAGACTAGATGAAGAAACCATGCCCACTATAAAAAGACGTCCgtcatcaaggaattcctctttCTGTACGACTTTCCGACGTCATCGACAACCATCAGCGAACGTGAACAAAAACAAACCAGTGAACAAGTTACCACCCCACTGTtgggaaattaatttgaattgtgCATAGTTGTTAATAAA
Encoded proteins:
- the LOC134206558 gene encoding uncharacterized protein LOC134206558, with translation MSTERRIKWLKTRIRSLLASFNIIQTFVDNYQEERDAFEVPVRLESLNKLWSDIQKAQSDLESVDEATLEEQIKERTDLETAYYRVKGSLLAVNKSPTSPFVHSSSSSSSQVPLQSSHVRLPDVKLPIFSGNIDTWLNFHDLFVSLVHTSVELSNIQKFYYLRSSLAGDALKLVQSITISANNYIVAWNLLVEHYQNPARLKQTYLDALFEFSTLKRESATELHSLVENFEANVKVLKQLGEKTEFWDIILIRMLSVRLDPTTRRDWEEFSSTQQIVTFADLTSFIQRRVSVLQIIQGKVVDTPASTQQFKKSNQRAIASHGATQTQPSRKCVICSNHHPLYLCQSFSKLDIEAKEKEVRRHQLCRNCLRKGHQARDCSSSSSCQKCRSRHHTQLCPEEKSVSASSRAGESSKLSSPNHYELRDQSRTSAPATVYKPSNHASFRQSQKSVLLATAIVKIIDDQGTEHAARALLDSGSECCFITESFSQLVKAQRIKIAVPISGIGQSSTFARYKITASISSRVCDFSTPAEFLVLPKVTIDLPSASFDASSWNIPPGIQLADPYFYKANSVDIIIGAEVFFELFKVSGRIKLGECLPSLVNSVLGWIVSGKAPHSTQKSSVFANTATIAGVHELIEKFWAIEDDNSSPNYSVEEAACEEHFQRTVRRNTEGRYIVRLPVKQDVINQLGDNRRTAVRRFHMLESRMRRNIDIAEQYSAFMDEYFALGHMKHMYDYQSPPVLCYHMPHQAVIRESSTTTKLRVVFDASCKSPEGPSLNDALMVGPIVQQDIRSIIMRSRIRRIMLIADAKQMYRQILVDERDTPLQRIIWRKSPEDALDTYELVTVTYGTSCAPFLATRVLLQLADDEQQNFPIAAEVLRKDVYVDDLFSGADSIEETTTLQRQLNELLSKGGFQLHKWASNEEAVLESLPIENRALQTSFDFDRNQSIKSLGLHWEPATDQLKYQIDLPPDISPTSLTKRIALSQIARLFDPLGLLGPVVITAKIFMQTLWTLKDENGKPWSWDEELPVPIKNHWHTYMMELPFLNALRIERWVLSLKPAFIQYHFFSDASQHAYGACCYIRSADTSGTFKVALLTAKSRVAPLKQQSIPRLELCGALLAAELYQKVSQSLERPGPTFFWVDSTTVLSWLKVTPSTWTTFVANRVSKIQQSTQNCFWRHVSGQENPADLLSRGIKTENIIENQLWWKGPNWLQLAQTSWPSQEPETVAGEIAETKKPATVCTALSEPSFIDLFAARFSDYDRMLRVAAYCHRFIQNCRNSAVRPTTTYITTEEKIAAEVTLIRLVQQQFFGDDWKQLERTSHVSSKSRLRWYHPFISDESLIRIGGRLRNASQPYDTKHQIILPSTHSYSKLLVRSYHEKHLHAAPQLLITVLRLRYWVIGARSLAKFTVRNCVKCVKARPQILEQFMAELPAARVTATRPFSVSGVDYWGPISLQPMHRRAAPRKAYVAVFVCFSTRAVHLELVMDLSTPKFLQALRRFVSRRGLCSDLYSDNGRNFVGAANELRKLLRNKEHQQAIAQECAKNRIRWHFNPPKASHFGGLWEAAIYSAQKHFIRVLGTHTLAQDDMETLLTQIECCLNSRPLIALSDDPTDFEALTPGHFLVGSALKSVPDADITTIPLNRLRQWKQVQKMVQLIWKRWHFEYLSTLQPRTKWIKPPISIQVNQLVLLKNENTPPMAWTTARIVEIHPGSDGITRVVTVQTPTGRFTRPISKICLLPVPPNEAGDNQTTSTKQSSSNTK